The DNA region TTTGATTCATGCATCATCATCTGGATTTTGATCGTACGTGCAGATACGTACATTCCTCATCCTACATGATATCAATGGCATTGCAAGTATTTTGTTATACAATCCTTATCATTTGGATTCGCTTATAACCATGGCAGAGTACTATTAAGTTTTCGGGTGAACATCAAATATCAGCACAACTTATCTCGAAGTGCTTATATGCTTTGGAATGTGCATGGAATCCAATGTTCACACCCTTGCAGGGCAATTGCCAACTAAAATACAGCCATGAAACAAACAAGCCTCTCTGTTCACGCTACTTTTTACTCGCATGAGAAATATGGATAGGCGTGGTTGCCATCGATCTGCTTTACAAGTTTGCAAGTTGTTACTTTCACTAGATTCAGATGATCCAATGGGAGCCATGTTCTACGTTGACTATttttcgttgagggcagaggaGCATGCATGGCTAGAACGGTTCTCTGAAGAATATAAAAGTGATAACTCCTTATGGttgtttccaaatttttcatattCCCTCGCCATTTGCCATTTCTATCTTGAGAAGGAAGAATCTTCAAAAGGTGCACCGGAAAATGCCAAGTCTACTTCAGCTGATCTTATGAAATAGGCATTGATGCTTCACCCGTCAGTCTTAAAAAGATTAGTGGAAAAGGTACCTTTGAAGGACAAGGTGTGGGCGCGGATACTCAAAAATCCGTATTTTCAAGCAGATCAAGTAGGAATCCCATCCTTGGATCACCTAACAAACATATATGTTGAGAGGAATTTTCTTCTATGGAGGCTCCCAGATCCGCATGATTTGCTGAGGGATGCTGCACAGCTTGTGACAGAGACACTAAGACATAATGGTAGCAATAAGGACGATTGGGCATGCATGAGAAAAGAAGCATTCTCATCCGAGAAAAACGAGTAAGTGTGCGGTAACAGTTTTGCATTTCGGCTACTTCTTTCCTAGTATTTTGTTTATCACTGTTGCGTAAACTTACAAAGTTATATCTGCTTATGTTAAGCCTGAATTTGGTGGAATGACTGACTGCTTGCTTGTTTGCTATAGGTACGCCCACTTGTTAGTTTCAGATTTCTCTGTCAGTGCCAGAGATAAAGAACACAACCTTCCAATACGATGACCAAGGCGTGTTGTAAGGTTCTTTAATACAAGCTCGGGCTCATGACTGGTTGGATTTCCATGATTCTGCAGGTATATCAAATAaacaataaggaaaacaaaataaatatacaTGTGTACACATGTGCGCACACACGCAGAGACTATAAATCACAATCTAACAGTGAGACTATAAACTGTAGGATTTATTGTTGTAGTGTATATAAGTTTCTGAGTTTATATgtatcctcttttttttttaatttgaagaagCTGAAAACTCTTCCGTGTAGCATGTGTAAAGCAAAGAGGCTAGCATCAAAGGTTAGTGTTGAGATATGAAAAACAGAATGTGACCAACCTTGTAACAATCTAAAAGTTTTTGTCATCAGAAACAAAGCTTGAGGGAGCACTAGTAACACAACAATACTATAGAACCCTTCAAAACGAGACAGAACCAACCTGGTTCCCTGCGATTGGTGTGCACAACAATTAGAGAAGTGAAGTCTTTCTTATTTGCATACTCTACGATCTGCAACCAAAGCCAGAaaacatacatatataaattGTTCGAATTTAACGATCCGCATATTGAAAAGAGGAGGGGGAGGGAGGGAATTCCGAAAGAAAGCACCTTTTTCAAGTCATATGTTCCTCTTTTATAGTAGGTTGCATTTGGGATCACGGAAGGTAGTTCCTTTATAAACTCAGGCCCCCTCTGCAGACCCGAAAGACAAAAAACCGTAAACCAAATATAACCTAAACAAAGAAATTCCCTTACCACATCAAATACGGAATGCTGTAAAAAATCAGGGGAGATGGAATGTACATACAGAAGAATTGAAACGGCAAGTAATATCTTTGGATTCAATTCGCACTTTAAAATCGAACTGAATTCATCGGCATCATTTCCAGCAAACAGCTGCAATCCAACACACAACACAAAGCCGAAATTAACCAAACCATCATTCAATTTTCCACGCATAAAAAACAAATCTTTTCACATTTGCAACATTGTAAGCCAGTCAAGCACAATCAAAAGGTGCAAAAACGAACCTCTTCGTCGTCGGGCTTACAAACAGTCTCATCGACTTCCCTGGTGTTCTTAATCGTCTTCGGGATCTTCTTTGCCGGGGGCTACAGAGCGCAATTAACAACACTAATTAGCTAATCATACCAAAATTAAAcatcaattaacaattaaaataccAATTTATCAGTTCATAAATTCACAATTGGCATAATTACCTCCTCGCCGAGCTCGAGAGCACGCTTCTCAGCAGCGTCACGGGCCTTGGCCTTCTTGCGCTTCTCGAGCTTCTTCTGCTGCTTGAGCTTGGCGTGGACCGCCGACCTCTTCTCCTTGTTCTTTATCATCGACGGCAGAATCTCCATCTTCCTCTCCGGCGGTGGTTCTTCTCCTCCTCCGTCGCTTTCGCTTCGCTTCCTCCTGTTATTATTGCCTCCCATTCTCGCAATTGCTCAATCGAGATACCGCAGGTAGCTGATAGCTCAGATCACCTTCTTCAATCTCGCGTTAGGATTTTTGCTCGGCCACAGTAAAAGCCACCAGGGTTTATCTAGTTATTGCCTGCTCCTCCCCGCACCGTATTTCGCTCGTGTTTTAAACTTTTCACCTTTTAAACCAGTAATTTGCAATTTtattttgggagttttaacaaaacatttcTAGTCctgttcatttttaatgaaaaattacatttatatatttttctggtattatttattatatctttaaaaagggtttttcattaaaaataaagtttttttggattttttgctagtttccctttttattttacttttgttttgttttgggtaatgcgaaataaataaaatttacaaaccaaatgatatgttattaatagaaataagtacgttaatcaaaACTAATAATAATCATTAACCACAACGTTATCTAGTTTAAAAagaattgatttaaaaatttaatcacACTAGCATTGAACTTATAAGTGGCTATCAATTTTTACTTTGCACTTTTATTTTACCCAATTTATACCtccaaatttttataaataGCTAATTATCTTCTCAAGgtccaaatttttaaaatttcatctatttttttgtccatatttgTTATGTGAATAACATATGAACTACTTAAAAGGgtaacaatgaaattttatagcAATTAGATAAGTAGTTATACAAGGATCGATAGAATATAAGACAAGAAGAGGGAGAATTAGGTTTCAAGCAGTGAGTTTTAGTAAGGCAAAAAGTCGTATTTACCCTCGACAAAAATTGGGATAAAACACATGACTGTTTAATGTAGGCATAATTGGATATAAGTCCACTTTTGTAAAGCCATTATTAAGTTTAGTCCAATTTTGTGATATCGTTGTAACGGATCCAATGACCGAGACTCCACGTtagcttatttttattttgtaccaaATTTACTCCTTATGCTATAAATTGAATGAGGATCTTCtctggattctctttgtgaggatcttagaGATTCTCCAATCGTGTTAGTTTATTATATGTCATACcgtcagaaatcattgtaaattttttatttaaaattaaatataaaaagtatCTGATGAAAACCggtcgcacgatgtacgataaacagacACAATTGAAGGATCGGAGAGGATCCACATTCCTATAAATTGTAGTAAGTACACACAAGGTTCTAAAGGACGCTAGTCGAACATCGGGCTGGGGCTTAGCGGAGCTTAGGTGAAATAGGCgtatttaagtaaatttattatatatcatatataaatAAGCGTCTACAtacacataatatatatatatatatatataatttcattggGATACATAAATACTAAATAGAAGGACACatagattataaagtgttgGAATATAATAAAAACATGGGGAATAAGCATATAATGTATATTCATCTaaatattcaacaagtctcttacaatttattgaagaaaaaaatgcaaaatggaagttatctattttctatctaagtgagaATCGTGATCTAGGCAGGTGCCTTGACGGGTCTAGCCGGGCTAGGCGGGTGCTAAGACGGTCTAGGAGGGCGTCTAAACAGGTCTAGgcaccctttcttaattttcaaacgtctaGGGATTAATCGATATGGTGGCTAACAGTTTTAGAATAATGAGTACACATAATCACCTAATTATAGGATTATTTGTGGTTGAACTAATATCTTAATTGTAGGATTAGTTATTAGCAATGTAATCCTCTCAACCCCGTAgctaatttgaaaaaaaaaaaaagggttttcaAATGGGTAAATTATTGCTGGATTATTGTTTGTGTTTGTGCTTATGTTTGAAACGGAATGGTGATGATGAGAGCAATGGCAACCATGACACACAGACCTGCGGAGATGTTGGGGATGAAAGGAATAAATCGGTTGTTTGGATGCATGTCTTCCTTAAACACGAGGGTGTTTGGTTGTTAGTTTTAATAAAGAAAGTGGgacacgtgttttaactctacGGAGCTACATTGTAGTCAGTGAAAAATGGGTACTGCCTAGCCAGTAACCAAGTATTGTCCTTTATTTACATCAAGGGGCATGCCTAGTGGCATTGGACCACTTTCTTGATCTTGATCAGCTGCTTGTGTCTGTTTGATCATCATTTCCTTTTGATCCTTGTTTTTACCCCACAGTAAAATGTACATGCCAGTTATGACAGTGACAGATCCCACCACGCTGGTAAATTAAATGCCAAAATTTAATTAGCAATGGGTTAATATGAAGATAATCAATATTAATTATATGTCAAAtataattgaatgaataattacCTTCCGAGGTAAATTTGTCCGTGCAAGAAAGAGAATTCCAACATAGCCACGAACATCTGGGTGGCGGGGGTAAATGCTGCTGTGAAGAGTGCACCCTTTTGTTTCACACACCATGACATCCCTACGTAGCACAACCCTGATCCTACTATTCCCTGCAACGTCAATACACATGAAACCCTAATTAGTTCTTGAAGAATTCTAGATCATAGCATTTGAATGGATTACTTGATGAAATCGAAATAATCCAacacatgtactagctgttaaAACAGTAGCTGTTAGCTAGAAGGAGAAACCATGCATGTTAGAAAACCATTAAACCCTAAAAAGCTCAAGCTCACACTGGCTAAGAAAGATTTGAACGGTGAAGATTATAGTAGATGCAGAAGAAAATACTTACAGTATATGCGACACTTAAGATCTCCAACTTTCCCTTGAGAATCCACATTGACATGGCGATGTGCCTCTGCGTAATGAAGCACAAGATGGCGGATTGAATGACGCTGAAGAAGGACAAAATCGCGGTGCTAGCGTACTGAAAAGGGTAGCTCTTGCCGATCTTTGCTTGGATGAGGAACCATGAAGACCACAAGAGGCAGCCTGATGCCAAAAATACTGAACCCACAGCCCACCTATCACTCTTCTTGGCTGATGAAAAAGTCGTTGTATTGGCATGGTTTTGCATTTGAACTGTAGATTCTGAATGTTGGTTGGTTAATGGCATTCCTTTGTACAAGATCAATGACACAGCTCCACCAATACATATTAGGGCACCGAGGACTTTAGCGATCCCACCCTTTTTCTTTATGTTCACTTTCTCTAGTCTGGAAACTCAAGTCCAAAAACCAAGTTAATTCCCATAACAACATGTTTACCAACTTAGAATACGAGAAGTTGTGAATGGAGGAATGCAAAACATGAGAGAAAATGAATGAGTATGGGATCACTATGCACAGTCCCTAATAAATCTAGTTTAAAGTGTTTCAGGTATCGGTTTACGAATTGTAATGTGAAACTCACATGCCTTTCGGTTTGCATGTATATTTTTAAACATAGAGGAGATTCAAAGTCCGAATTATTCCAATACCCATTTCAGATAACTAATCAGACTAATAACTTATTctttgtactttacccaaatGGTAGAG from Malus domestica chromosome 01, GDT2T_hap1 includes:
- the LOC114823980 gene encoding WAT1-related protein At3g30340-like; protein product: MNCWGKWKSIFVMLVINLAFAIVNILLKKTIDGGLGGLIIVTYRQSISAVFLTPIAFFWERKSRTELTSQILCHLFISALIGITFTHYLFLLGLQYTSATYSCAFINMVPVNTFLLALPFGLEKVNIKKKGGIAKVLGALICIGGAVSLILYKGMPLTNQHSESTVQMQNHANTTTFSSAKKSDRWAVGSVFLASGCLLWSSWFLIQAKIGKSYPFQYASTAILSFFSVIQSAILCFITQRHIAMSMWILKGKLEILSVAYTGIVGSGLCYVGMSWCVKQKGALFTAAFTPATQMFVAMLEFSFLHGQIYLGSVVGSVTVITGMYILLWGKNKDQKEMMIKQTQAADQDQESGPMPLGMPLDVNKGQYLVTG